The DNA region GCTCGGTCGGCATATCTTTAAGGCTGTGGACGGCAAGGTCGACTTCGCCGCGCAGCATGGCAACCTCGATTTCTTTCGTAAACAGCCCTTTGCCGCCGATCTTGGCCAACGGCACATCCAGAATTTTATCGCCGGTAGTGACAATATGCTTGAGGGTCACTTCCAGCCCGGGGTGGTACTGGCACAGGCGGTGGGCGATGTAATTGGCCTGCCACAAGGCCAGCTTACTGCCCCGCGTACCGATGACAAGTTTGTTTTTCACAGGCAGCTTCCTCTCCTATGTCATCAACTTTAAACAATTTGCGTACCGCGTCCAGGTAATACGGCTCTTTATCCGTGCCCGCCGCCTCATTGATGCGGGTAATGGGGTCGCGCAGCAGTTTGCGCACCAGCATCCTGGACATATTCTCCAGCACTTTGCGCTCCTCGGGGGTAATGTTTGGCAGCTTGGCCAGCGCGCGCTTTACCTCGCGCCGCCGGATGCACTCCGCCTTGTCGGTCAGGCGGGCCAGGACGGGTCGGTAGGACAGATAGCGGAACCGGTTAACCAGTTCCCCTAGTTCTTCTTCGATGATCGTTTCGGCCGCCTGCGCTTCCAGCTCCCGGCTGCGAATATTCGACTCCACGACGGCTTCCAGGTCGTCAATATTATACAGGCTGACGCCGGCGATGGCCCCTGCTTCGGGTTCCACGTCGCGGGGCACGGCAATATCGATAAAAATAATCGGCCGGCCATGCCGCTTAGGCATTAAATGGGCTACATCCCAGGCGGTGATAATATAATGCGGGGCGCCGGTGGAAGTGATAACAATGTCCGCGTCCACCGCGCTTTTCATAAAGTCTTCAAAGGGAACAGCCACACCGTGAAACCGCTGGGCTAAGCTGACCGCCCGGTCGTAATTGCGGTTAGAAACAAAAACTGTCCTGACCCCGTTGTCAACCAGGTGGCGGGCCGTCAGTTCACTCATTTCGCCGGCGCCGAGAATGAGGACATTGGAGCGGCTGAGGTCGCCGAAGACCTTTTTCGCCAGTTCCACCGCCGCGTAGCTTACCGATACGGCGTTGTAGGCGATGCGGGTCTCGGCGCGCACCCGCTTGCCTACGGCAATAGCGCGGTTAAACAGCGTATTCAGGACAGTGCTCGTCGTGCCGGCGGCGCGGGCAATAGAATAAGCCTTCTTAACCTGGCTGAGAATTTGCCCCTCGCCAATGACGAGCGAATCAAGGCTGGCAGCGACACGGAAGAGGTGGCGGATGCACTCCTCCTCCCGCAGGTAAAAAAGATAATCGTCGCTCTCAATGGCGGCAGCGGCCATATGCTCGAAAAAGTCCCTGAGCACCGGCAGCGCCTCGTCGGCGTCGTCGACCACGGCGTAGAGCTCGGTCCGGTTGCAGGTAGAAAGAATGGCGCACTCATGCACGCCTTCATACTCGTGGATATGGGCCAGCCCCGTCCGGATTTTGTCCTCCGGGAAAGAAAAACATTCGCGCACCGCTACCGGCGCCGTTTTATGGTTCAGCCCTAATACCGCCAATTGCATCTCTGATCTTCTCCTCCGCCTCGTGTAGCTTTCCTGCCTTTACGAGCGCCAGCGCCTCATCATCCAGCGCGCGGCGCCAAAAACATTCCCGCGCCCGCGGCGTAGCCAGCCGCTCCTTCATTTCGTCGCGCAACCGGCCGACCATGGCCAAATACAGGCCGTATTCCGGCCCATACCTCGCTTCCAGTTCCTGTCTGAGCCGCCGGGCCAGCGCCGGGCTTTTGCCGCCGGTGGATACGGTAATTACGAGATCGCCGCGGACAATTTGCGACG from Sporolituus thermophilus DSM 23256 includes:
- the hemA gene encoding glutamyl-tRNA reductase, whose amino-acid sequence is MQLAVLGLNHKTAPVAVRECFSFPEDKIRTGLAHIHEYEGVHECAILSTCNRTELYAVVDDADEALPVLRDFFEHMAAAAIESDDYLFYLREEECIRHLFRVAASLDSLVIGEGQILSQVKKAYSIARAAGTTSTVLNTLFNRAIAVGKRVRAETRIAYNAVSVSYAAVELAKKVFGDLSRSNVLILGAGEMSELTARHLVDNGVRTVFVSNRNYDRAVSLAQRFHGVAVPFEDFMKSAVDADIVITSTGAPHYIITAWDVAHLMPKRHGRPIIFIDIAVPRDVEPEAGAIAGVSLYNIDDLEAVVESNIRSRELEAQAAETIIEEELGELVNRFRYLSYRPVLARLTDKAECIRRREVKRALAKLPNITPEERKVLENMSRMLVRKLLRDPITRINEAAGTDKEPYYLDAVRKLFKVDDIGEEAACEKQTCHRYAGQ